The following nucleotide sequence is from Zea mays cultivar B73 chromosome 1, Zm-B73-REFERENCE-NAM-5.0, whole genome shotgun sequence.
atggaggagtacaccaagcattcctaagcaccaagacttcgattctgtgcatttgattctttgtgatagcaactagagcttcatttgagttgtgaactcgccgagTTGTGttctgagctcttgttgcgacttgtgtgcgtgttgatactctgatttcgtgtcttgtgtgcattgctcatccctcccttactccgtgcttctttgtgaacatcaaagtgtaagggcgagagactccaagttgtggagattcctcacaaacgggatatagtaaagcaaagcaaaacaccgtggtattcaagtgggtctttggacctcttgagaggggttgattgcaaccctcgtccgttgggacgccacaacgtggagtaggcaagtgttgaacttggccgaaccacgggataaaccactgtgtctatctgtgattgatcctcctgtggttatcgtgtcttgcaaagactcttctctagccacttggcttaattgtgctaactcctaatcaagttttgtggactaagtttcaagtttttacaggatcacctattcacccccctctaggtgctctcagcactcgagacacttcaatcaatgtggcgtgaccactaatatatgaactccgatactcatgttttaataattcatcctctacgcaactagcattttctaaactactcgtcacatcaataaatatactccctatataatcatgaatcccatcacattgcataaaacaatTATACTTTTCGCATAACCACATATCGATGCATTTTCCAAAACAAAATCCgtattttgtaacttagttttcgcaTTAAACAACACATCGCATATTTTCCGATCAAAATAAAAATATctgagttcttttctacttcattttcttctCTACACGCGTCCATTCATACAAACATATTTTCACACACATATAAACACGCAGACACATCATCGACTGAATACGTAAATAAAACAAATCGCAATCATTCAAGGCGAACGACCTGGCCGACTCGTGTCGCGCGGGCATGCTATTAGTTTGGGCTCTTTGCCGACGAGCGATGCGTGAGGCGTGACGACGGCAAGGGGCTGCAAGAATATGACAGTGTATGGTTTTGGTCATTTCATGGAGTGCTAAAAAAACACAAGTTGCAGCGAGGACGATGGGGTTTTACCGGAGTTTGACAACATCGCGTCGGGACTGCGTAGATCCGTGTCGGCACACTCGACGCGAAGGGGCAGCGGCTGCTGTTGCACGTGCGCGGAGGAGGTCGACGGAGGCAGAACGACAACTGAATAGGGGCTGCGCAGATCGGCGGCGGAGCTCGCTGCGCGACGATGCCGAGACTGCTGCTGCAGCCCGAAACCAGATGGAGGGGGCTCGACGACTTCCACCATGGCTGGGCGCTAAAGCGCCGAGCATGTCCCTGCGCTCCATACTGCAGAGAGGAAGCCGAGAGGAGATGCCGCAGGGAGAAACACAGCAAGGGCGCGTGCCGTCCATGGGGACCTCCTGCTCGGCAAATCCCGCGCACGAGCAGAGAGAGTCACGGCGCGCTGCTGAGGGAGAGGCACCGGCGCTGGGGGGATAGCAGGGGCGCTGCGCCACTGAGCTCGGCCATGGCGCAGGAAAGTGGAGGTCGGCCAATGGGACTTCAACAGTGGGGCGCTCGGATGGGAATGGAGCAACGACGCTGCGTAGGGTGGCTGCTGGGCGCCATGGAAGGAGAGGAGGAGTTTGAGGAGGCAACGCCAGGGAGGCAGCCATGGGAGGCCCATGGAGCTATGTTGCTGCAATGGGGAGGAAGAAAATGACGTGGGTGAGAGAAACCAGGAAACACCAGCACATTCACCATGGGAGCCGACGGGAGGAGCGCCAAGCACAGGGGGCAGAGGGAGGCGCTggcttgaggaagaagaaggggagggggtggACGCCATGGCTGCTGGCTTGCTCCCTGCtggccgccgtgggaagaagagaCAGGGAAAAGAAAGTGGCGGCTAGGGAAAAGtgaggggtgggagtgaaaaATTGCCAAGTGCAAGAGAGGggcacttctatttatagacatgggctagggttagggttctttagtgggccaaatgggctagaatgggcttggcccaaaacactaATCAGGTCGCGCTAAtttatttccattttattttacGGCGTTTTGATTAAACACGGATTATCGGATCGCTAATTGTTTCCCGGAATACAAATGCTCCTGCGGAATTTGCCTCTACAgagaacagagcgaaatagaTTTCGGAAGATCGGGCGATTAACTCGGCCGAGAGTTTGATTCGACTTCGCTCGGTAATAATTCCctacgcatgattcgaaaataaattgcCTCGGGATACGCCCGGCtttcggatttttagtcggagaaggtgaatcgtgacattttaaaatcgCAGCCGGAGTGGGTTTTCAATTCGGTTCAGACATAAGgtatttggccgagtcggataaaaaTTGATTTGAGGACGACATATTGATTATTCCGTTTGTGAGTACGGACTCAGATTAAAATAGTTGGACATcgatcgaacatcgagaaattggattcggacacagcgcgaccagcaactgtcgagcgtttgattaatatgagctttagacgagatttataaatcgagattgcaTTCGTGCtgagaataaaagttttaacacgctccaaaattggttgtttctcacgatcgaataactccgaattcggtgaattgTGAATGGatagtctggataatcagagacatacgcgagcgagaaatagaaattttcactgagcatccgagattaggataattcttccgacataacccgaaatagacacctggggtgtcacagccttcccccttaaaagaatctcgtcccgagattcgaatgaggagctttaagggtggagaagcatgtaactcccagactagagatagatgcaaatttaggagatgggatctgacaagatactgaagatagatttgggtaGATTATCGCgacatgttgagacaaaatgcagcgatcactctgAAAGAATGTTCACAAAAggtagcacatcagtatagtcccgtaatggatcacgactattaaccgtgataccagcgcgtgccgagcaactcaaccatgtgtgcgcgcccacaggaggctctcggtttcgtcgcggcatcaTCAGTCATTagccatgacaccattaccaaacgcaaccaatgagaaatccacatagcacaaatagatggagcccatgagagtatggctcagaaaatgtgactaaagttgaagcaaagattgttggcaaaagagcatcacatgagaatttttatttaactcagagaactattttatgatcaacatggagattatcagatcagatattagcacgagatttgatatgaggatgaaccgaccatgagatcaaaatagattgttgagcttttagagacatgagagaaccaagGACAACAGCGAAATCCATTAATCCACATGGATATGCCATTTAAAGATAAGGTTGGCAAAAACGACGTCATGATGCCTAGAGAAAGAGCATCGAAAAGACTAGAAATGAGAGATTAGATTGATCGACATCCGATACTTGGGAATGGGTTATACCGGATAACCAAATAATGGGCAGAATCATAGGGGATcccgagattcggatgataaagccaacatgattcacaagaaaagaggattaccagatccaggcaaaaggagaggtaggcaaacaggatcagctaggatgattaacagaaatgctatgacgttttaggagcaaggatttatggaaagaaacatggccttgatagggtttgcgcaactagacaccaacaacaaatattttttttgacacaagtgcacaaggagacttgggttggtctagcggtcaagctgtGGGGGTCTATAAGCTGTGCAGGTGTAACTTCAAGGATAAAACACTCAAGGGCTAGGAAATGCCAACACAAGCatgattttttttgtttttaaagaggtttcacttgctaagctCAAGGTTGTTTGGAGAGGGGGTCTTTTTATGGGCAAAACAAGCAACATTTTTTTGCAAAAAGGGTTAAACAATtgcaataccacctagatagcaagacaagagaaacacatagcacgacctaactagacttaccaatctgacacgagataaggcatttctaacatagcagtacatcacattattcacaagtttttattattggaataaagatgagagaagcatgttgatgcacaggAGACAATTATaaagcgacaatcatgatgcatgctcattctagtcgtcttctcagatctAACTActttttcgggtgcttctacagcatcctaaTGGTAGCAATAGTAgcgtttatggcctatataaatagccacctagctacccatctatttcctaaggcttcacgtcctaggtctatccttatcgtcatgATATCTATCTAAcagtggtttctaagcaagttttactttagaaaaggatgaaaatcatgacttattgacttctttgTAATGGtactcgctccgataccagctgtggaggaaccacccgaattattctaacttaagtgcctatgtcccgccttagaggctagaccacacttaaataggaataacccgttagtccctcggatctagtccgataaagccacttaaccaggattgaataccactagctcacacgaaggtgaggcacagagaaatacaataaagcataataccacaaatttaataagtattaatagtgattacattatcggagtttcagaaataataaccataaattttaatgcagcggaaataactaacggagaaaaccgagtaacatggcgaagcctggccacgctactcctcctggtcctctcctgcggaaacagtaacccactcgaccgtctatcccggtggcagggatggaggccaagtcacaccatcaaccaaatcaaggaggtacctgcaaaaattatgccacaagcaaggctgagtatactaatactcagctagacttacccggtgtgaggagtctactcctctacctctagacatgcagctgtttggctgaggggtttggtttgccaaaaacactagctgagtctaaaatcaagttttagcttttcaagttttagtatgatccttttaactagatgtgtacctagctagtcatacatgatatcaaacattttatcaatcaacatcttttgccagtcacctcatttccacttattactcaatgcagtacaatggatcaagcagtctcattagctgcgagaagcagacgattcgaatcgagcttttatccttgcaaggtaaacctaaacacacgacgtggcgaggcactccgtccccacacacatcaaccgtccccatcaattccctggcaatagatcagggctcaccgccttggcgtacaatgcctcactgaccccgactgccgtcgtgcagtgaccgcacttgtacccaccataaccggaatgggagaccacgtctcaggtcgcgtgaggagtaaagtctgcgggcaggttcacccaggtactaggcttaccaatttaccatatttctcggcatgtgtttagtacgttcaaacgcttgacacaggtatccgcacgttaatccttattccaatttctgtctcgtaGACCACACGTCCCCATGGactcgtgtccacagaccatcatcattctgttatcaaagtggatacaaccaattcctgacctcgcacgagtgctagaaaaatcactcgacttctaccgagatccctaattattaaagtagctactcgacctagcatactaatatccatctcaaaaggaatcctgagttcatgcaactagggtttcagacaactcctacacttaagtgcacagtacaagcctacaaacattaagtgcagtaaaatagcatatataacggttatgcataaaaccggggcttgcctttaatttgacacttagatagtgtttgctgggggaggtactcgcttggcgagcatccactggtcatgtccatccttccttaggttgtccaccaactgcatcttgtggttggcaccacatcacttgcacgatcatcctctctcggtcctaaatgagatccaagatgcatatgtatgaatataatgaaatagcacaagaagcccgctacaagccacggaaaggctccatcgggagagtcctacaacaaagggaagggaaggaaaaggaatccccttcacacaagtcgcgtcggagcggtgacaagaagaagaagatgaggaaagtggtctactacgagactgactcctcatcgccatccacctacggctccgacacgccgtccgtaacttctaagcgccatgagcgcaagaagtttagtaagatccccctacgctatcctcgcattcctaaacatacgcctttactttccgtcccattaggcaaaccaccaacatttgatggtgaagattatgctaggtggagtgatttgatgcgatttcacctaacctcactccacaaaagtatat
It contains:
- the LOC111590611 gene encoding uncharacterized protein, with the protein product MVEVVEPPPSGFGLQQQSRHRRAASSAADLRSPYSVVVLPPSTSSAHVQQQPLPLRVECADTDLRSPDAMLSNSAPCRRHASRIARRQRAQTNSMPARHESARSFALNDCDLFYLRIQSMMCLRVYMCVKICLYEWTRVEKKMK